In Candidatus Krumholzibacteriia bacterium, a genomic segment contains:
- a CDS encoding M20/M25/M40 family metallo-hydrolase, which translates to MDTRTERLRAWIDIESISGNERTFLEELEVYLSARGFAVDRQPVGIDRWNVIATRRPDPSLVYCTHVDTVPPFFPARVERGAVYGRGACDTKGGIVAMIEAGERLLADGLDDLGYLFVVGEEVDHDGARTAVTLDLRPRRIVLCEPTGNRVVRAQKGMVKLTLSTEGVAGHSAYPEKGHSAVHDLLDVIAALRDHAWPVDDVLGPTTLNVGLIEGGVAANVFAPRARAELMIRAVSDSEALVQTIGELVGDRAAVEVPAANDPVFFDPPESVETCLAAFNTDATYLQELGPVWLVGPGDIEVAHSVDEHITLASMEAGVDLYERLGRSVLAPR; encoded by the coding sequence ATGGACACTCGCACCGAGAGACTGCGCGCGTGGATCGACATCGAGTCGATCTCGGGCAACGAACGAACGTTCCTCGAGGAACTCGAGGTCTACCTGTCGGCCCGCGGATTCGCCGTGGATCGCCAGCCCGTGGGCATCGATCGCTGGAACGTGATCGCCACGCGGCGCCCGGATCCGTCGCTCGTCTACTGCACGCATGTCGACACCGTGCCGCCCTTCTTCCCGGCACGCGTCGAGCGTGGCGCCGTGTACGGGCGCGGTGCCTGCGACACCAAGGGAGGGATCGTGGCGATGATCGAGGCCGGCGAGCGGCTCCTGGCCGACGGTCTCGACGACCTCGGCTACCTGTTCGTGGTCGGCGAGGAGGTCGACCACGACGGAGCACGCACCGCCGTCACCCTCGATCTACGGCCCCGGCGCATCGTCCTGTGCGAGCCCACCGGCAATCGGGTCGTGAGGGCGCAGAAGGGCATGGTGAAGCTCACCCTGAGCACCGAGGGCGTGGCCGGGCACTCGGCCTACCCGGAGAAGGGCCATTCGGCGGTGCACGACCTGCTCGACGTGATCGCCGCCCTGCGCGACCACGCCTGGCCCGTCGACGACGTGCTCGGACCGACCACGCTCAACGTGGGTCTGATCGAGGGCGGCGTCGCGGCGAACGTCTTCGCCCCCCGCGCGCGCGCCGAGTTGATGATCCGCGCCGTGAGCGACAGCGAGGCGCTCGTGCAGACCATCGGCGAGTTGGTCGGCGACCGGGCGGCGGTGGAGGTTCCCGCCGCGAACGATCCCGTGTTCTTCGATCCTCCCGAGAGCGTCGAGACCTGCCTCGCCGCGTTCAACACCGACGCCACCTACCTGCAGGAACTCGGTCCGGTGTGGTTGGTGGGCCCAGGCGACATCGAGGTCGCCCATTCCGTCGACGAACACATCACCCTGGCCTCGATGGAGGCCGGGGTCGACCTGTACGAGAGACTGGGGCGGTCGGTGCTGGCTCCGCGATGA
- a CDS encoding archaemetzincin → MSRVTLIGLRDVDQDMVRRAASFVARTFMVDAGPGPARPDLEPAPEAGQGQIVSTEILRRLLGEVPDGRTRLLGVTEADLYLPTLSFVFGHAQLDGLVAVVSMFRLRPENQGLHPDPERVWERFTREIAHELGHTWGLRHCTDRSCCMSLSTSIEEVDRKTADFCRGCRALLREAQRRERTRPRSAPGVPGRPEEAAR, encoded by the coding sequence GTGAGCCGCGTGACGCTCATCGGCCTGCGGGACGTGGACCAGGACATGGTCCGCCGCGCCGCCTCCTTCGTCGCCCGCACCTTCATGGTCGACGCCGGCCCGGGCCCGGCCCGGCCCGATCTCGAGCCCGCGCCCGAGGCCGGGCAGGGCCAGATCGTCTCGACGGAGATCCTGCGGCGACTGCTCGGCGAGGTTCCCGACGGTCGCACACGCCTGCTCGGGGTGACCGAGGCCGATCTCTACCTGCCCACGTTGAGCTTCGTCTTCGGACACGCGCAACTCGACGGACTGGTCGCCGTGGTCTCGATGTTCCGTCTCCGCCCCGAGAACCAGGGGCTCCATCCCGACCCCGAGCGCGTGTGGGAACGCTTCACCCGCGAGATCGCCCACGAACTCGGGCACACCTGGGGACTGCGACACTGCACCGATCGCAGCTGTTGCATGTCCCTGTCGACCTCGATCGAGGAGGTCGACCGGAAGACGGCCGACTTCTGCCGCGGATGCCGCGCACTCCTGCGCGAGGCCCAGCGGCGCGAACGAACCCGACCCCGGAGCGCCCCCGGCGTTCCGGGACGTCCGGAGGAGGCAGCACGATGA
- a CDS encoding PEP/pyruvate-binding domain-containing protein: protein MKALVLGAGRAVLASSGVAVPKCLLEGIAGWRVLDWLLNALREGGRVDDVVFVGGDGIETIRAQYEDLRFVHNPRWADEHVVGSLFSAAHELDEGFFFTYADIVYRPDTVERLRRAPGDVVIVVDRSWRTRYRDRSRAQLEDAEKVVAAGGQVRWIGKDIPLDAEVTGEFIGLARFGERGAAWLRRTYGALIETYRNRPYRGRRNLRAANLSDLLQELVEQGLTVDVVTIDGDYAELDSPSDLAQFVFGTKAETLERLRPLLRQAHVTDGHLVRVGDWTHKRDEVVTELADRFGGAALAVRSSALGEDTQTSSAAGRYHSVIGVEGDDVDAIAAAVDAVVASYDRDGQRDENQVLVQPCLTEVVMSGVMMTRDVDNGAEYLVVNYDDTSGRTDSVTAGDAGHTSTVRIHRGAGGRPHDRRLAALVNTAEELEAITGSDALDVEFAFTRDESLHVLQVRPITRRTEWTPVDPRAHADELEQLRGFLRERLGPRPGVAGSSTVLGQMPDWNPAEMIGPFPSTLSRTLYELLITDATWREARVDLGYFDAFPHALMVELAGRPYVDVRLSANSLLPAGLDPEIRTAVVDAGLERLRVHPELHDKIEFEIFPTTYHARVADTCRDLVEAGMPATQARPLIDALRAHSRSLLVGGAAGVDAILERTAVLEEHTRRAWTDAVDPLDRARTLLAHTVRYGTRPFSALARLSFVGTAMLRSLQSDGVIGDDDLDRFGRSVRTVSTDMMERLGAVRRGSESLDDFLETFGHLRPGTYDLLSPRYDQDPQLYFGDSAQGIPSPTTIVDELPPGWDEDFSRRVDARLRAEDLGIDGVGFLGFLRAAIAGRELAKFRFSRALSAALELIARFGARHDLSREELTHLDAKVLLAIPDAARPPELGEGLRRHGLAARMRRERQSLVYLPGVITHESDLTIVRSTVSRPNFVTSGRVRGELLHLGVTAAGDAGALRDRVVLLEGADPGYDWIFAHGIAGLVTRYGGANSHMTIRCAEFGLPAAIGCGDTLYEALRRARSVDLDCAGETIRVVA from the coding sequence ATGAAGGCTCTGGTGCTCGGCGCGGGACGCGCCGTCCTCGCCTCCTCGGGCGTGGCCGTTCCCAAGTGTCTGCTCGAGGGCATTGCGGGTTGGCGTGTGCTCGACTGGTTGCTGAACGCCCTGCGCGAAGGGGGACGTGTCGACGACGTGGTCTTCGTCGGGGGCGACGGCATCGAAACCATTCGCGCGCAGTACGAAGACCTGCGCTTCGTGCACAATCCTCGCTGGGCCGACGAACACGTGGTGGGTTCGTTGTTCTCCGCGGCGCACGAACTCGACGAGGGCTTCTTCTTCACCTACGCCGACATCGTCTACCGACCCGATACGGTCGAGCGGCTGCGTCGCGCTCCGGGCGACGTGGTGATCGTGGTCGATCGCTCCTGGAGGACGCGCTACCGCGACCGCAGTCGCGCCCAGCTGGAGGACGCCGAGAAGGTCGTCGCCGCGGGCGGTCAGGTACGCTGGATCGGCAAGGACATCCCGCTCGACGCCGAGGTCACCGGCGAATTCATCGGACTGGCTCGCTTCGGCGAGCGCGGGGCCGCGTGGCTGCGACGCACCTACGGCGCCCTGATCGAGACCTACCGCAACCGTCCCTACCGCGGCCGGCGTAACCTCCGGGCGGCCAACCTGTCCGACCTGCTGCAGGAACTCGTCGAACAGGGCCTGACCGTGGACGTGGTGACGATCGATGGGGACTACGCCGAACTCGACTCGCCGTCCGACCTCGCCCAGTTCGTGTTCGGGACCAAGGCCGAGACCCTGGAGCGCCTGCGTCCCCTGTTGCGACAGGCCCACGTGACCGACGGCCACCTGGTGCGCGTGGGCGACTGGACCCACAAGCGCGACGAGGTGGTGACCGAACTGGCCGATCGCTTCGGCGGCGCCGCCCTGGCCGTGCGCAGCAGCGCGCTGGGCGAGGACACGCAGACGAGCAGCGCGGCCGGTCGCTACCACAGCGTGATCGGGGTCGAGGGCGACGACGTCGACGCCATCGCCGCCGCCGTCGACGCCGTGGTGGCGAGCTACGACCGCGACGGCCAGCGCGACGAGAACCAGGTCCTGGTGCAGCCCTGTCTGACCGAGGTCGTCATGAGCGGCGTGATGATGACCCGCGACGTCGACAACGGCGCCGAGTACCTGGTGGTGAACTACGACGACACGTCCGGCAGAACGGACTCGGTCACTGCCGGTGACGCCGGACACACATCGACGGTACGGATCCACCGTGGGGCCGGGGGAAGGCCCCACGATCGACGGCTTGCCGCACTCGTGAACACCGCCGAGGAACTCGAGGCGATCACCGGCTCCGACGCGCTCGATGTCGAGTTCGCCTTCACCCGCGACGAGTCCCTGCACGTGTTGCAGGTCCGGCCCATCACCCGAAGAACGGAGTGGACACCGGTCGATCCGCGAGCCCACGCCGACGAGTTGGAGCAGTTGCGCGGCTTCCTTCGGGAGCGACTGGGTCCGCGTCCGGGCGTGGCGGGCAGCAGTACCGTCCTCGGGCAGATGCCCGACTGGAATCCGGCCGAGATGATCGGGCCGTTTCCGTCGACCCTCTCGCGTACGCTGTACGAACTGCTGATCACCGACGCGACCTGGCGCGAGGCACGGGTGGACCTCGGCTACTTCGACGCCTTTCCGCACGCACTCATGGTGGAGCTGGCCGGACGTCCCTACGTGGACGTGAGGCTCAGTGCCAACAGCCTGCTGCCGGCCGGTCTCGATCCGGAGATCCGGACCGCCGTCGTCGACGCGGGTCTCGAGCGTCTGCGCGTGCACCCCGAACTGCATGACAAGATCGAGTTCGAGATCTTCCCGACCACCTATCACGCGCGGGTCGCAGACACGTGCCGGGATCTGGTCGAAGCCGGAATGCCGGCCACACAGGCGAGGCCCCTGATCGATGCGTTGCGAGCCCACAGCCGGAGTCTGCTCGTGGGCGGAGCCGCCGGTGTCGACGCGATCCTGGAGCGGACCGCCGTCCTGGAGGAACACACCCGACGCGCGTGGACCGACGCCGTAGATCCTCTCGACCGTGCGCGGACCCTGCTGGCCCACACCGTTCGGTACGGAACCCGACCCTTCTCGGCGCTGGCGCGCCTGAGCTTCGTGGGCACGGCCATGCTGCGCTCGCTGCAGTCCGACGGGGTGATCGGAGACGACGACCTGGATCGCTTCGGTCGCTCGGTGCGCACCGTCAGCACCGACATGATGGAACGCCTCGGTGCGGTGCGGCGGGGATCGGAGTCGCTCGACGACTTCCTCGAGACCTTCGGTCACCTGCGTCCGGGGACCTACGATCTCTTGTCGCCGCGCTACGATCAGGATCCCCAGCTGTACTTCGGCGACTCCGCGCAGGGGATTCCGTCACCCACGACGATCGTCGACGAACTGCCGCCCGGCTGGGACGAGGACTTCAGCCGGCGCGTCGACGCGCGTTTGCGCGCCGAGGACCTCGGGATCGACGGTGTGGGATTCCTGGGCTTCCTGCGGGCGGCGATCGCCGGCCGGGAACTCGCGAAATTCCGCTTCTCGAGGGCGTTGAGTGCGGCGCTGGAGCTGATCGCGCGGTTCGGCGCCCGACACGACCTGAGCCGCGAGGAACTCACCCACCTCGATGCCAAGGTGTTGCTCGCGATCCCCGATGCCGCGCGACCTCCCGAACTGGGCGAGGGCCTGCGCCGTCATGGCCTTGCAGCTCGCATGCGCCGTGAACGGCAGTCGCTGGTGTACCTGCCGGGAGTGATCACGCACGAGAGCGATCTGACCATCGTCCGATCCACGGTGAGCCGTCCGAACTTCGTGACCTCGGGCCGCGTTCGTGGCGAGCTGCTGCACCTTGGCGTCACGGCGGCCGGGGATGCCGGAGCGCTGCGCGACCGCGTGGTGCTGCTCGAAGGCGCCGACCCCGGCTACGACTGGATCTTCGCGCACGGGATCGCGGGTCTCGTCACCCGCTACGGTGGTGCGAACTCGCACATGACGATCCGCTGTGCCGAGTTCGGCCTGCCCGCGGCCATCGGTTGTGGCGACACGCTCTACGAGGCCCTGCGCCGAGCTCGATCGGTGGACCTCGACTGCGCAGGGGAGACGATCCGTGTCGTCGCCTGA
- a CDS encoding gamma-glutamyl-gamma-aminobutyrate hydrolase family protein (Members of this family of hydrolases with an active site Cys residue belong to MEROPS family C26.), translating into MSSPDPTRTLRLAVSQRVDLAPGHGERRDALAQDWYPVFERWNAVALPVPNRHDFDPTWLDIVDVDAVLLTGGNTPGVPGAEPGRDRAPERDSTERTLIARARTRGAPVLGVCRGAQMLASVFGARLRRVEPKGAHVATDHDVVLCTGDRLRVNSYHDWQIDPVGFPSELRIVARAADGSIEAFVHEHEPLAGVLWHPERPGPAPPRLDSLVRAALAGVAREEVDTWTTPTSVSDA; encoded by the coding sequence GTGTCGTCGCCTGACCCGACCCGCACGCTGCGCCTGGCGGTGAGCCAACGCGTGGACCTGGCGCCCGGTCACGGGGAGCGGCGGGACGCGCTCGCACAGGACTGGTACCCGGTGTTCGAGCGCTGGAACGCCGTCGCCCTACCGGTGCCGAATCGCCACGATTTCGACCCGACCTGGCTCGACATCGTCGATGTCGACGCCGTGCTGCTCACGGGTGGGAACACGCCGGGGGTTCCGGGAGCGGAGCCGGGTCGCGACCGTGCGCCCGAACGCGATTCCACCGAACGCACACTGATCGCCCGCGCGCGCACCCGCGGAGCGCCCGTGCTCGGCGTGTGCCGCGGCGCGCAGATGCTCGCGTCGGTGTTCGGCGCGCGTCTGCGCCGGGTCGAGCCGAAGGGCGCGCACGTGGCGACCGACCACGACGTCGTGCTCTGCACCGGCGATCGTCTGCGCGTCAACAGTTACCACGACTGGCAGATCGATCCGGTGGGTTTCCCTTCGGAGCTCCGCATCGTTGCGCGTGCCGCCGATGGATCGATCGAGGCCTTCGTGCACGAACACGAACCGCTGGCCGGTGTGCTCTGGCATCCCGAGCGCCCCGGTCCCGCCCCGCCGCGTCTCGACTCGCTGGTCCGTGCCGCACTGGCCGGCGTCGCCCGCGAGGAGGTGGACACATGGACTACCCCTACGTCGGTCTCGGACGCCTGA
- a CDS encoding sigma-54 dependent transcriptional regulator, which yields MTGKWRILVVDDEPVQRESLAVWLEQDGHRVETASSGEEAVEMVERTAYALYFVDLKMPGMDGIETMAEIHARQPEAAVVVITAYATVDTAISAMKEGAIEYVVKPCNPREISMLVDRVLHLKSLERENLALREKLGERYRFHGIISKNPKVLNICDLVRDVADLPSTVLIRGESGTGKEVVARAIHRAGVRAERPFVAVSCAALAESLLESELFGHEKGAFTGASARREGKLEAAGEGTLFLDEIGDVPPKTQVDLLRVLQEREFSRVGGNDPIPLKARVIAATNRDLEAEVAAGRFREDLYYRLNVIGIRVPPLRERKEDVPLLTHHFVESIALELGREVPAVSEDAMDLLLDHDWPGNVRELENALERALVTAREGVLTAEHFSFLEGVRDLTSPWRFPPDVTLREAEQKLIEETLERHHGNVKHTAEVLGIDRSTLYDKMGRYGIERSRASHHATP from the coding sequence ATGACTGGCAAGTGGCGGATCCTCGTCGTCGACGACGAACCGGTACAACGCGAATCGTTGGCCGTGTGGCTGGAACAGGACGGGCATCGGGTCGAGACGGCGAGTTCGGGCGAGGAGGCGGTCGAGATGGTCGAACGCACCGCCTACGCCCTGTACTTCGTCGACCTCAAGATGCCCGGCATGGACGGCATCGAGACCATGGCCGAGATCCACGCCCGGCAACCCGAGGCCGCGGTCGTGGTGATCACCGCCTACGCCACCGTCGACACGGCGATCTCGGCCATGAAGGAGGGAGCCATCGAGTACGTGGTCAAGCCCTGCAACCCGCGCGAGATCTCCATGCTGGTCGACCGTGTGCTGCACCTGAAGTCACTGGAACGCGAGAACCTGGCCCTGCGCGAGAAGCTGGGCGAGCGCTACCGCTTCCACGGAATCATCAGCAAGAATCCCAAGGTCCTGAACATCTGCGATCTCGTGCGCGACGTGGCCGATCTGCCGAGCACCGTGCTGATCCGCGGTGAGAGCGGCACGGGCAAGGAGGTCGTGGCTCGCGCGATCCACCGCGCCGGGGTGCGGGCCGAGCGTCCCTTCGTGGCGGTGTCGTGCGCGGCCCTCGCCGAATCCCTGCTCGAGTCCGAACTCTTCGGTCACGAGAAGGGCGCCTTCACCGGCGCCAGCGCGCGTCGCGAGGGCAAGCTCGAGGCCGCGGGCGAGGGCACGTTGTTCCTCGACGAGATCGGGGACGTCCCGCCGAAGACACAGGTCGACCTGTTGCGCGTGCTGCAGGAACGGGAGTTCTCGCGGGTGGGCGGCAACGATCCGATCCCATTGAAGGCCCGCGTGATCGCCGCGACCAATCGTGATCTCGAGGCCGAGGTCGCCGCCGGACGCTTCCGCGAGGACCTCTACTACCGGCTCAACGTGATCGGCATCCGGGTGCCTCCGCTGCGCGAGCGCAAGGAGGACGTCCCCCTGCTGACGCATCACTTCGTCGAGTCGATCGCGCTCGAACTGGGGCGCGAGGTTCCCGCGGTCTCCGAGGACGCGATGGATCTGCTGCTCGACCACGACTGGCCGGGCAACGTCCGCGAGCTCGAGAACGCCCTCGAGCGCGCCCTCGTCACCGCCCGTGAGGGCGTGCTCACGGCCGAGCACTTCTCATTCCTCGAAGGAGTGCGCGACCTGACGAGCCCGTGGCGCTTCCCGCCCGACGTCACGCTCCGCGAGGCCGAGCAGAAGCTGATCGAGGAGACGCTCGAGCGGCACCACGGCAACGTGAAACACACCGCCGAGGTGCTGGGGATCGACCGTTCCACGTTGTACGACAAGATGGGCCGCTACGGGATCGAGCGATCCCGGGCGAGCCACCACGCCACGCCCTGA
- a CDS encoding VOC family protein — protein MSLADPHHGRDVLHHVAISVHDVAATVRWYRETFRCEVEREDDTWALLAFENVRLALVVPDQHPPHVAFVHPNPGSFGPVVPHRDGTRSSYTHDPAGNTVEMLADENLG, from the coding sequence GTGTCCCTCGCCGATCCACACCACGGACGCGACGTCCTGCATCACGTGGCGATCTCGGTCCACGACGTGGCGGCCACCGTACGCTGGTACCGCGAGACCTTCCGCTGCGAGGTCGAGCGCGAGGACGACACCTGGGCCCTGCTCGCCTTCGAGAACGTGCGGCTGGCCCTGGTCGTGCCGGACCAGCACCCACCCCACGTGGCCTTCGTCCACCCGAATCCCGGGAGCTTCGGTCCCGTGGTACCCCACCGCGACGGGACGCGGTCGAGCTACACGCACGACCCCGCCGGCAACACGGTCGAGATGCTGGCCGACGAGAACCTCGGCTGA
- a CDS encoding ATP-binding protein translates to MRAVPRTLAFRLVFALTVFMAVMRVVFGFVEDRRLEQLVLDQTITGADELSRSVASATWNAMLADDREAAYRIMSAIGEEHGVERICLVNERGEVTFSTEARGGVAPHDSLCCGCAGEADVGDLERPVRRSRVFEDPGRGRVLQVVTPILNEPSCYEAACHAHQPTDQVLGQLAIDLDLDEAGTELAAIRRDALARTLVEILLMGLIIVVITRWMIGVPLQKLLVATRAGSRMELDQPVEVRGQGELRVLADSFDAMRARLRDALRELREFNEGLEQTIEERSRELGAAQQRLIQSDRMASLGQLAASVAHEINNPVSGVLNYSMVVKRMLENEEDIPENLPRVRRFLDTMTRETERVGRIVKDLLAFSRRAKPTSDAFDLREVIDRVMGLLEHRLELGKVRSVVDVAEGLPRVSGDASQIEQILLNLVMNAAEAQPGAGTITVSARPEDDTFIVLEVSDEGTGIEPSHLERVFDPFFTTKDEGRGVGLGLSVVYGIVEAHGGTIEVESEVGRGTTFRVRLPRNGPPGGRRHDEALAAPGAGP, encoded by the coding sequence ATGCGCGCCGTACCCCGGACCCTGGCCTTCCGATTGGTCTTCGCGCTCACCGTGTTCATGGCGGTGATGCGCGTGGTCTTCGGCTTCGTCGAGGACCGCCGCCTCGAACAACTCGTCCTCGACCAGACGATCACCGGCGCCGACGAGCTCTCGCGCAGCGTGGCCAGCGCCACCTGGAACGCCATGCTGGCCGACGACCGCGAGGCCGCCTACCGCATCATGAGCGCGATCGGCGAGGAACACGGCGTCGAGCGCATCTGTCTGGTGAACGAACGCGGAGAGGTGACCTTCTCCACCGAGGCGCGGGGCGGCGTGGCGCCGCACGATTCGCTCTGCTGTGGTTGCGCGGGCGAAGCGGACGTCGGGGATCTCGAGCGCCCCGTCCGGCGATCCCGGGTCTTCGAGGACCCCGGCCGCGGTCGCGTCCTGCAGGTGGTCACCCCGATCCTGAACGAGCCGTCGTGCTACGAAGCGGCCTGCCATGCCCATCAACCCACCGACCAGGTCCTGGGACAGCTCGCGATCGACCTCGATCTCGACGAGGCTGGCACCGAGCTCGCCGCGATCCGCCGCGATGCCCTCGCGCGGACCCTCGTCGAGATCCTGCTCATGGGACTGATCATCGTGGTGATCACCCGCTGGATGATCGGTGTGCCCCTGCAGAAGCTGCTCGTGGCCACGCGTGCGGGAAGCCGTATGGAACTCGACCAACCGGTCGAGGTGCGCGGTCAGGGAGAGCTCCGGGTGCTGGCCGATTCCTTCGACGCCATGCGAGCGCGGCTCCGCGACGCGCTGCGCGAACTGCGCGAGTTCAACGAGGGTCTCGAGCAGACGATCGAGGAACGGAGCCGCGAACTCGGTGCGGCCCAGCAGCGACTGATCCAGAGCGACCGGATGGCCTCGCTCGGACAGCTCGCCGCCAGCGTTGCCCACGAGATCAACAATCCGGTGTCGGGAGTGTTGAACTATTCCATGGTCGTCAAGCGCATGCTCGAGAACGAGGAAGACATCCCCGAGAACCTCCCGCGCGTGCGCCGATTCCTCGACACCATGACGCGCGAGACCGAGCGGGTCGGCCGGATCGTCAAGGACCTGCTCGCCTTCTCGCGACGCGCGAAGCCGACGTCCGACGCCTTCGACCTGCGCGAGGTGATCGACCGCGTCATGGGCCTGCTCGAACACCGCCTGGAACTGGGGAAGGTACGCTCGGTGGTCGACGTGGCCGAGGGCCTTCCGCGGGTGTCGGGCGACGCCAGTCAGATCGAGCAGATCCTGCTGAACCTGGTGATGAACGCGGCCGAGGCCCAACCCGGCGCGGGCACGATCACCGTGTCGGCACGCCCCGAGGACGACACCTTCATCGTGCTCGAGGTCAGCGACGAGGGCACCGGGATCGAACCCTCTCACCTCGAGCGCGTCTTCGATCCCTTCTTCACGACCAAGGACGAGGGGCGCGGTGTCGGACTCGGGCTGTCGGTGGTCTACGGAATCGTCGAGGCCCACGGGGGGACGATCGAGGTCGAGAGCGAGGTCGGCCGCGGTACGACCTTCCGGGTTCGTCTGCCGCGCAACGGTCCCCCCGGCGGGCGACGGCACGACGAGGCCCTGGCCGCGCCGGGAGCCGGACCGTGA
- a CDS encoding phosphocholine cytidylyltransferase family protein, with amino-acid sequence MKAILLGAGQGTRLRPLTDDRPKCMVEVDGTPLLTWQLHALRAAGVDDVIVVRGWCRTAIRGEGLRFVDNPDFASTNMLESLRRARAEMHGDVLIAYTDLLYRPEVVQAARQSRADIGVVVDLDWRSLWERRMDDPLSDAETLRTDGRGRLLEIGQPPSGYDQIEAQYLGLVRLSPAGCEIVRDALDEAAATPDAPAFGSPRRFARAYLTDLLHGLVRRGTVVKTIPIRGGWTEVDSLDDLAVAESIVREQRWSRPAPATVGVPA; translated from the coding sequence TTGAAGGCCATTCTGCTGGGTGCCGGCCAGGGCACACGCCTGCGACCACTGACCGACGACCGTCCGAAGTGCATGGTGGAGGTCGACGGCACACCCCTGCTGACCTGGCAGCTCCACGCATTGCGCGCAGCCGGCGTGGACGACGTCATCGTGGTCCGCGGCTGGTGTCGTACCGCGATCCGCGGGGAAGGCCTGCGCTTCGTCGACAACCCGGACTTCGCCTCGACGAACATGCTCGAGAGTCTGCGCCGCGCGCGGGCCGAGATGCACGGCGACGTCCTGATCGCCTACACCGACCTGCTGTACCGGCCCGAGGTGGTCCAGGCCGCGCGACAGAGTCGCGCCGACATCGGAGTGGTCGTCGATCTCGATTGGCGCAGCCTCTGGGAACGCCGCATGGACGACCCCCTGAGCGATGCCGAGACCCTGCGGACGGACGGCCGCGGCCGGCTGTTGGAGATCGGCCAGCCGCCCTCTGGCTACGACCAGATCGAGGCCCAGTACCTCGGTCTCGTGCGTCTGTCGCCGGCCGGGTGCGAGATCGTACGTGACGCGTTGGACGAAGCCGCGGCGACCCCCGACGCGCCCGCCTTCGGGAGCCCGCGCCGCTTCGCGCGTGCCTACCTCACCGACCTTCTGCACGGACTCGTGCGGCGGGGCACCGTGGTCAAGACGATTCCGATCCGCGGCGGTTGGACCGAGGTCGACTCGCTCGACGACCTGGCCGTGGCCGAGAGCATCGTGCGGGAGCAACGGTGGTCGCGTCCCGCTCCCGCCACGGTGGGCGTACCGGCATGA